The Methanospirillum lacunae genome has a window encoding:
- a CDS encoding LIC_10190 family membrane protein: MDNILYFIIFYILFVGWIVAVYSYGHYIAKLFTLKCPIPSNIIWISGLFGLIFLSSLITIINIFLPISLLIASIILIIGLILGSIQFIKIKPNYQIIVLYGLVTFIIYYAVIFGWSNYYDTGLYHLPAIKWIINNITPFGLANLHFRFGFNSIWFPLSALIDQGSILLNRPIFLINGILLFFYTTLIGDILKPFIKEIRQNIFSISTSKISTFVRSLNCKDWFFLLTILPVTYVTPIFLSSPSPDFPIFLLTLTVIGNAIELVEEETEVDNFQTWISIIIASFAFAIKLSAILLLLMSALFLFFSQIKIRSTRELVEMPILPKTIFPFLRNIPRYCWFFFLIIFIPMTIRGIILSGNPIFPIAIGSQSYLPWATSAETTRVAAEDVTAWARLPGVHYKDSLGNNSWIWDWIDQFIVHQMPLIVTVSGALILVGIVLYFSVKPEMELQESKKIIISCYPLVLILAGLTFWFMSAPDTRFALGFLYALPIVILLFPYIILKRPFSSYLVKILIVILIGQFLISATLMGPYYVGLFNNNGEIPVFPEVSYTINTTNSGERIIIPENTDQTWNLPLPNSIYFDENLSITRDRITRQYIMFTTNE, from the coding sequence ATGGACAATATTTTATACTTCATAATTTTTTACATTCTTTTTGTGGGATGGATTGTTGCGGTTTATAGTTATGGCCATTACATTGCGAAACTCTTCACCTTGAAGTGCCCTATTCCGAGTAATATCATTTGGATATCAGGATTATTTGGTCTCATTTTTTTAAGTTCTTTAATAACAATTATTAATATTTTCTTACCAATTTCTCTTTTAATTGCAAGTATTATTCTAATAATTGGATTAATTCTTGGATCCATACAGTTTATCAAAATAAAGCCAAATTATCAGATAATTGTATTATATGGATTAGTCACATTCATCATTTATTATGCAGTAATTTTTGGATGGTCTAACTATTATGACACTGGACTATATCATCTGCCTGCAATTAAATGGATTATCAATAATATAACACCCTTTGGCCTGGCTAACCTTCATTTTCGATTTGGGTTTAATAGTATCTGGTTTCCATTAAGTGCCTTAATTGATCAAGGGAGTATATTATTGAATAGGCCCATTTTTTTGATCAATGGGATACTTCTTTTTTTCTATACAACTCTTATTGGGGATATTTTAAAGCCATTCATCAAAGAAATCCGCCAGAACATATTCTCAATATCTACTTCAAAAATATCCACGTTTGTTAGATCACTGAACTGTAAGGACTGGTTTTTCTTATTGACCATTCTTCCGGTAACCTATGTGACACCAATATTCTTATCAAGCCCCTCACCAGATTTTCCAATATTCCTCTTAACACTGACAGTGATAGGAAATGCAATTGAATTAGTTGAAGAGGAAACAGAAGTCGATAATTTTCAAACATGGATTTCAATCATAATTGCATCATTCGCATTTGCAATAAAATTATCAGCGATATTACTCTTATTAATGTCTGCACTTTTTTTGTTTTTTTCTCAAATAAAAATCAGATCAACGAGGGAATTAGTTGAGATGCCAATACTACCGAAAACAATTTTCCCTTTTTTACGTAATATACCTAGATATTGTTGGTTTTTTTTTCTGATCATTTTTATTCCCATGACAATAAGGGGGATTATTCTCTCTGGTAATCCGATTTTTCCTATAGCAATAGGTTCACAAAGTTATTTACCATGGGCTACTTCTGCTGAAACAACTAGAGTTGCAGCAGAGGATGTTACTGCCTGGGCTAGACTTCCTGGAGTTCATTATAAAGATTCACTTGGTAATAACTCTTGGATATGGGATTGGATAGACCAATTTATTGTACACCAAATGCCTTTGATTGTGACAGTCAGTGGAGCACTAATTTTAGTAGGAATTGTATTGTATTTTTCAGTGAAACCTGAAATGGAATTACAAGAGAGTAAAAAAATTATCATCTCATGCTATCCTCTTGTATTAATCCTTGCGGGACTCACCTTTTGGTTTATGAGTGCTCCAGACACTCGATTCGCTTTAGGATTTCTATATGCGTTGCCAATTGTTATTTTATTATTTCCGTATATAATACTAAAAAGACCATTTTCATCCTATTTGGTTAAAATCCTTATTGTAATTCTCATCGGACAATTCCTTATCTCAGCTACGTTGATGGGGCCATATTACGTAGGATTATTTAATAACAATGGTGAAATCCCAGTATTTCCAGAGGTTTCATATACTATAAATACCACCAATAGCGGAGAAAGAATTATTATTCCAGAAAATACTGATCAAACATGGAATCTCCCTCTTCCAAATTCAATATATTTTGATGAAAATTTATCGATAACCCGGGATAGGATCACCAGACAATATATCATGTTTACCACTAACGAATAA
- a CDS encoding glycosyltransferase, whose protein sequence is MLIIQVNTSDISCGGAEQISWRLHDYYKKNNYESYLVVGKKNSFETTVIQILNQHVKYVQIIENCLGKKAINDKVNGKRSITQMIYDRRWFIAQTLRSILDPQLIISDIKGYEDFSYSGIWVLSSLFSNGNEIFHLHNLHARYFDLNALPFLSSQSPVIITLHDLWCFTGHCAIPLNCERWKTGCGNCPGLHLYPQILHDSSHKNWLHKKHVFESCNLYIATPSKWLMDQVGHSFLKNTAMDCRVIPNGVDTSIFYPRSKEYSRKTLGLPNSIKILLFVANGIRKNPWKDYITFKRAVELLSNKYSGKILVIGLGDNTPSLLINDIEFRFVPYLNDPSIIAQYYCAADLYVHPSNFETFSLTILEARACKIPVIASNVCAIPEQIIDGVSGFLYSPGDYQDLSEKILMLLQDSELASQFAERAYSDILSRYTVEIMAESYLSWYKEINDKREIGEKV, encoded by the coding sequence ATGTTGATAATTCAAGTAAATACTTCTGATATTTCCTGTGGTGGGGCAGAACAAATCAGTTGGCGACTACATGATTATTATAAAAAAAATAATTATGAATCGTATTTAGTAGTGGGTAAAAAGAATTCTTTTGAAACTACGGTTATTCAGATTCTAAATCAACATGTAAAATATGTTCAAATAATAGAAAATTGCCTTGGTAAAAAGGCCATAAATGATAAAGTTAATGGGAAAAGATCAATAACGCAAATGATTTATGATAGACGGTGGTTTATCGCTCAAACATTGCGTAGTATTCTAGATCCACAACTTATTATTTCTGATATAAAAGGGTATGAAGACTTTTCATATTCTGGCATCTGGGTTCTTTCATCACTTTTTTCAAATGGAAATGAAATATTTCATCTTCACAACTTACACGCCCGATATTTTGATTTAAATGCATTACCATTTTTATCTTCTCAATCTCCAGTAATCATAACTCTACATGATCTCTGGTGTTTTACTGGTCATTGTGCTATTCCTTTGAATTGTGAGAGATGGAAAACCGGGTGTGGTAATTGTCCTGGTTTACATCTCTACCCTCAAATACTCCATGATTCATCTCATAAAAATTGGTTGCATAAGAAACATGTATTTGAGTCATGTAACCTGTATATTGCTACTCCAAGTAAATGGCTTATGGATCAGGTAGGACATTCATTTTTAAAAAATACAGCAATGGACTGCCGTGTTATTCCTAATGGTGTTGATACATCAATATTTTATCCCCGCTCAAAGGAATATTCACGAAAAACTCTTGGACTGCCTAATAGTATAAAGATATTGCTTTTTGTCGCCAATGGAATCCGGAAAAACCCCTGGAAAGATTACATAACTTTTAAAAGGGCAGTAGAACTTTTATCAAATAAATATTCGGGAAAAATACTTGTTATAGGTCTTGGAGATAATACTCCGTCCTTGTTAATTAATGATATTGAGTTTCGGTTTGTTCCTTACCTCAATGATCCAAGTATTATAGCCCAATATTATTGTGCTGCTGATCTCTATGTACATCCTTCAAATTTTGAGACCTTTTCACTCACGATATTAGAAGCGAGAGCATGTAAAATTCCGGTTATTGCTAGCAATGTCTGTGCCATTCCGGAACAAATAATTGATGGAGTATCTGGATTTCTTTATTCTCCTGGGGATTACCAAGATCTATCTGAAAAAATCCTTATGCTATTACAGGATTCAGAATTGGCCAGCCAATTTGCTGAGCGAGCATATTCTGATATTTTATCCCGGTATACTGTGGAAATAATGGCAGAATCATATCTTTCGTGGTACAAGGAAATTAATGACAAAAGAGAAATTGGTGAGAAAGTTTGA
- a CDS encoding glycosyltransferase family 2 protein has protein sequence MKISVITVCRNAEEEIEKTILSVINQTYQNFEYIIIDGVSTDNTLSILSQYKKFINVLISEPDHGIYDAMNKGITYATGDIICFMNAGDYYYSCDIFQEVINSFNKSFPKPDIIYGDTLVRSEDNNENVVSAHRRTLTDFIWRGPICHQSTFVNRNLFGRGFSRLYHICADYEWLLYSLIYRNARISYIPRPLSIYQMGGFSAQNLSLYDQEQSRIILKYLLISIFRVSPKEIISLYDQVGSKNFFIRIAYLIRLGYLNVK, from the coding sequence TTGAAAATTTCGGTAATTACAGTCTGTCGTAATGCTGAAGAGGAAATCGAGAAAACCATATTATCGGTAATAAATCAAACCTATCAAAATTTTGAATATATAATTATTGATGGAGTTTCAACAGATAATACACTCTCAATTTTATCACAATATAAAAAATTTATAAATGTACTGATATCTGAACCTGATCATGGTATTTATGATGCTATGAATAAGGGGATTACCTACGCCACTGGTGACATTATATGTTTCATGAATGCTGGAGATTATTATTACTCATGTGATATTTTCCAAGAGGTGATTAATTCATTTAATAAATCCTTTCCCAAGCCTGATATTATTTATGGAGACACTCTCGTCCGATCAGAAGATAATAATGAAAACGTAGTGTCAGCACATCGGCGAACATTAACTGATTTTATATGGAGGGGGCCGATCTGCCATCAGTCAACTTTCGTGAATCGTAACTTATTTGGCCGAGGTTTTTCGAGACTATATCATATTTGTGCTGATTACGAGTGGTTATTATATTCGTTAATTTATCGGAACGCTCGTATTTCTTATATTCCCCGCCCTCTTTCAATCTATCAAATGGGAGGTTTCAGTGCTCAAAACCTATCATTGTATGATCAGGAACAATCAAGAATAATATTAAAATACTTGTTAATTTCAATTTTTCGCGTTTCACCTAAAGAAATAATTTCATTATACGATCAGGTTGGCTCAAAAAATTTCTTTATTAGGATTGCATATTTAATCAGATTAGGCTATTTAAATGTGAAGTAG
- a CDS encoding class I SAM-dependent DNA methyltransferase, which translates to MNTLFGKDYADTYDLLYQDKDYDAECNLLEEIIKEHANQAVLSILDLGCGTGNHTLRLAKRGYQVCGVDRSEEMLEIARKKAQEKELSCKFYQSDIRDFRTSEKFDVVIMMFAVLGYHLKNEDIQHALQTVQEHLKPGGLFICDVWYGPSVLHEKPSDKVKVIEEGDRKVIRASSGELDSFRHCVTVKFQVWDIQGDRVISETREEHVMRFFFAQEIAYFFENCQLEIMRIFPASNIEGTISEKTWNIAIVGKMNDSSKIK; encoded by the coding sequence ATGAATACTCTCTTTGGAAAGGACTACGCAGATACATATGATCTTCTCTATCAAGACAAGGATTACGATGCCGAATGCAACCTTCTTGAGGAGATTATCAAGGAACATGCAAACCAGGCAGTACTATCTATTCTCGATCTAGGATGTGGAACAGGTAACCATACACTTCGGCTTGCAAAGAGAGGATACCAGGTCTGTGGGGTTGATCGCTCGGAAGAAATGCTTGAAATTGCCCGGAAGAAGGCCCAGGAAAAGGAACTATCTTGTAAGTTTTATCAATCAGATATCCGTGACTTTCGAACATCTGAAAAATTCGATGTTGTCATTATGATGTTCGCGGTCCTTGGATATCACCTTAAAAATGAAGACATTCAACATGCCTTACAAACTGTGCAGGAACATCTCAAACCCGGTGGACTTTTTATTTGCGATGTCTGGTATGGCCCTTCAGTACTTCATGAGAAGCCTAGTGATAAAGTAAAAGTGATTGAAGAGGGTGACCGAAAAGTCATCCGTGCCTCTTCTGGAGAACTTGATAGTTTTCGACATTGTGTTACCGTTAAATTTCAGGTATGGGATATTCAAGGAGATCGGGTTATTTCTGAAACAAGGGAAGAGCATGTGATGAGGTTTTTCTTTGCTCAAGAAATTGCATACTTTTTTGAAAATTGCCAATTAGAAATTATGCGGATATTTCCGGCTTCTAATATTGAAGGAACAATTTCTGAAAAAACATGGAATATTGCTATTGTAGGCAAAATGAATGATAGTTCCAAAATCAAATAA
- a CDS encoding glycosyltransferase family 39 protein translates to MTPTDASHYVEIAVHLTQGEIFQSGGFPFGFPALLALSILIMGPGSFSLQFPIIICLVLCLLVLYLIAKKKIGVLNSLILVFLVGFSPYLLIYKGWVMSEIPFTLVFLFFVFLLDRNYNPYNHTANPFENICIGISVGIGCMIRSVGYVLIPILLITQLIHLFIENDYSKKKLFSLFTPYFVFALIYIPYLIIFRFWGQKYTSHTYGWWQWVYANISGYATCLTVYFPGGNYYWINSLFYTLFVCFLLYSLSVFFRKEYPIIISFFIYLIVITLWPFDQRERFILPVFPIFIYLAIRGIDHIQEVISRCFDHGNLRSRLSKVILPVICVIFIFATLYCDIPLFVNQYHIFGEHQAIIQRDEGNDIFRPYGYLNSLDTNESMELFHYIKGNMEKTSTIAFQFNGYLMMYVGKFTPCGYPITSSRDVELIPIAQKCHSDFIIIHNIDEDAIKILNSDTRYHRVFLNTIYSVYSHNILNSTDNSN, encoded by the coding sequence TTGCAATTCCCTATTATTATTTGTTTAGTCCTGTGCCTTCTCGTTTTATATTTAATAGCAAAAAAGAAAATTGGTGTTTTGAATTCACTAATTTTAGTTTTTTTGGTAGGATTCTCGCCGTATCTTTTAATCTATAAAGGATGGGTGATGTCAGAAATCCCTTTCACTCTTGTGTTTCTATTTTTTGTGTTTCTCCTTGATAGAAATTATAACCCATATAATCATACTGCAAATCCCTTTGAAAATATATGTATAGGTATATCGGTTGGAATAGGATGTATGATTAGATCTGTAGGATATGTCCTGATACCGATTTTATTAATCACTCAACTAATTCATTTATTTATTGAAAACGATTATTCAAAAAAGAAATTATTTTCTCTATTCACTCCATATTTTGTGTTTGCTCTAATTTATATACCATATCTAATCATTTTTCGGTTTTGGGGACAGAAATACACCAGCCATACATATGGATGGTGGCAATGGGTTTATGCTAATATTTCGGGGTATGCAACGTGTCTTACAGTTTATTTTCCCGGAGGTAATTATTACTGGATTAATTCCCTTTTCTATACACTCTTTGTCTGTTTTCTTCTCTATTCTTTATCTGTTTTTTTTCGAAAAGAATATCCCATAATTATTTCCTTTTTTATTTATCTAATAGTTATAACACTCTGGCCTTTTGACCAAAGAGAACGATTTATTCTTCCAGTCTTCCCCATCTTTATTTACCTTGCCATTCGGGGTATTGATCACATTCAAGAAGTAATTTCTAGGTGTTTTGATCACGGTAACTTGCGTAGCAGATTATCTAAAGTTATTTTACCCGTTATTTGTGTTATATTTATTTTTGCTACCCTCTATTGTGATATACCCCTCTTTGTCAATCAATATCATATTTTTGGTGAACACCAAGCAATTATACAAAGAGATGAAGGTAATGACATTTTCCGTCCGTATGGTTACTTAAATTCATTAGATACGAATGAAAGTATGGAATTATTCCATTATATTAAAGGTAATATGGAAAAAACCAGTACAATCGCATTTCAGTTTAATGGATATCTAATGATGTATGTGGGTAAATTTACACCATGTGGATATCCAATAACTTCTTCGAGAGATGTGGAATTGATTCCAATAGCACAAAAATGTCATTCAGATTTTATTATTATTCATAACATTGATGAGGATGCAATAAAAATTTTAAACAGTGACACTAGATATCACCGAGTTTTTTTAAATACTATCTATAGTGTCTATAGCCATAATATTTTGAATTCTACGGACAATTCAAATTAA